In the genome of Luteitalea pratensis, the window GTCCCACTGATGCTGCGAGCGATGTCGCCGGTGCCCCTGCCGGTAGAAAAGCCCTGAGTAGAGCGAGGGCGCCAGCCAGAAACACGCTGGCGAAGAACGGCCTGGCGAGAGCTGTGAGGAACGTCGCCGTGGATACCGCGGAGCCTCGCATCGCCCAGTGCAGGAAGGGCAGGAAGGCGGTGGCCGTGCTCGCGACGTCAGCCACTGCGACGCCATAGCCACCCCAGACGGCACCGGCCGACATCAGTGCGACCCGCCACGCGGTGTGGACGATGGTCAGCTTCAGCAGTTCCGCTGACCGGCCGAGGCTGACCAATACGAATCCCATCGTTGAAAAGACCGACTGAACAAGCGCGCCAACTGCGAAAATCCTGATGAAAGTTCCTGCGCCGCTCCAACGCGGCCCGAGCACCACGGACGTGATTTCGTCAGCACAGATGGCGATCAGCACCCCCAGCGGCATGCTCACCGTCGCCACGATTGAAACAATCCTGGCGTACGCGCGGCGGAAGCGGTCCGGTTGATCCTGCAGCATGCTCATACTTGGAAGAGACACCTGATACAGCGGGCCCATCAACTGCGCCATGGGCGCCATCACCAATTGGTAAGATTGCCGATAGAGCCCCACCACCGCGGCGCCCTGAAGTCGCCCGAGAAGGAATCTGTCGAGCCCACTCGCGAGCGACGTTAGCATGTACGTTGCCGTGAGACCTGAACCGAACCGAACCAGCGCTCGTACATCGGTGCCTGCCCGGGGCCGGCTTGGCACCCACCGGCATAACACCCACGCTGCTGCGACGATTAGTGCGCTTCTGACGATCTCGCGCCAGACCAACGACCAATAGCCGTAGTCGGCCATCGCCATTGCAGTGGCCACGCCAGAGCTGATAGTGAAGGCGACGAGACGCATGACCGCCTTGGGTCCGAGCCGCATCTGTCGACCCAGTAGTGCTTCGTGCTGCACCGACAAGGAGCTGAGCACGAAAGTGGAGGCCAATGCGATCGTCACGGCCGTCAGGCGAGGCTCCCTGAAGTACAGGGATACGAGCGGCGACAGAGCACTGATCACGACCGCCAAGAGGACACCTGCGGCGGCGTTGATCCAGAACAAATTCGAAACTTCCTGGTGCGTGATGTTCTCTCGCTGGATGGTCGCAGTGGACAATCCAAGATCCCGGAACTGGTCGGCAATGGCGGTCACGGCGGCCACTACCATGAACAAGCCGAACTGCTCGGGCGACACGAGGCGCGCAAGGACGGCCGTGAATGCCAACCTGAGTGCGAACTCTGCGGCGCCCAAAGCCAGGGTCTGACTAAAGCCGCGGACGGCATTCCGCTTCAAATCGGCCTTGGCTGCTGACGTGTCGGAGAACCGGGCAAAATCATGCGACCCGCCACTGTCGGCTTCGGCAGGCTGTGCGGCAGTCGACCGGCCCCACCAGAGCCGTGTCACTCCATTCCCACCCGTCGCTCTGTCGACTTCATCACCAGTACCGCTGCTCCGGTTAGTTGGACCGTGATCCGTTCGTACTCGCACTGTTGCTCGAGTCTTGGCCCGCGTGCCGCGCGCGCGGACTGTTTGAAAGAGCGGCATCGCGGCTCACGCGAAGCGGCGCGAAGGGTCGGCATACATCCAGCGGAGCGGCTTCGCCGCACGGTTGTACTGTTGAATGTAGCGGCGCAGCTTGCGCGCGAGGTCGGCCGTCGAGGTCAAGATGCCTCGGGGCCATCACGTCGCGTTCCACCTTCGCAAACCTAGCTAGGCGAGCGCCAGTCAGCGATGGCCATGCTGCCATTTGATCTCATCAACGCCGCATCGATCAGCCTCAAGTTTTTGGCTACGCTCCGAGCAGTACGCCAAAGGTCTTGAGCAACCCGGTCTTGAAAAGTCTGTATCGGATAATCAGCAGACGACGCATGAGGAAGTTCGCGCCGCGTATCTTGGCCACGCCCTCGAAGAATGCTAGACGCGTCGGCGGCAACTGGTCGCGAAATCTGTCAAGAAACATCTCGCACTGATGCAGCGAGATGTGCACCTTGCGGCGGCAGTCCGATAGCCTCATCCTGGCGTAGGTGGACGGTGCATGTTTCTTGTTGTGACTTAGCACCTCACGATGTCGACGCCAGAGCGTCATCGACTTGTCAATTCGATGCACGCGCCCGAAGGTCATGGCCACCAACGGGAACCACCAATCCCATGAAACGAAACCTTCGGGTATGGAG includes:
- a CDS encoding lipopolysaccharide biosynthesis protein: MTRLWWGRSTAAQPAEADSGGSHDFARFSDTSAAKADLKRNAVRGFSQTLALGAAEFALRLAFTAVLARLVSPEQFGLFMVVAAVTAIADQFRDLGLSTATIQRENITHQEVSNLFWINAAAGVLLAVVISALSPLVSLYFREPRLTAVTIALASTFVLSSLSVQHEALLGRQMRLGPKAVMRLVAFTISSGVATAMAMADYGYWSLVWREIVRSALIVAAAWVLCRWVPSRPRAGTDVRALVRFGSGLTATYMLTSLASGLDRFLLGRLQGAAVVGLYRQSYQLVMAPMAQLMGPLYQVSLPSMSMLQDQPDRFRRAYARIVSIVATVSMPLGVLIAICADEITSVVLGPRWSGAGTFIRIFAVGALVQSVFSTMGFVLVSLGRSAELLKLTIVHTAWRVALMSAGAVWGGYGVAVADVASTATAFLPFLHWAMRGSAVSTATFLTALARPFFASVFLAGALALLRAFLPAGAPATSLAASVGLTLLAFPAAVILLPGGRADVKAVSSMVTSLMIRARE